From Pseudoalteromonas sp. R3, one genomic window encodes:
- a CDS encoding glycosyltransferase family 2 protein, producing the protein MTNYVINSKPVVSIIIPMYNVEKYIDKCICSVLNQTYQNFEVICVDDGCSDNTLSYLRDYKDHRIHIIRQQNRGLSGARNTGIRNARGVYIALLDADDYWAVNKLEKHVAHLNRHPSVDVSYCPSLFVDDDNKQLGIGQFPKLDNIDAKTIFCRNPVGNGSAPVIRAAALEKVAFHDETRSWRQYFDENLRQSEDIEMWLRLALYTDATFAGIPEPLTFYRVNASGLSANLQKQYQSWESAVNKHRRSHAQFFKQCGSLARAYQLRYLSRRAVQSRNTFAALKLIHKALFTDIRILLEEPGRTALTWCCALTSLLPKSLYDRAEKLAMRTMGNTSKHPAG; encoded by the coding sequence ATGACTAACTATGTGATTAACTCGAAACCCGTTGTCAGCATCATCATTCCTATGTACAACGTTGAAAAATATATTGATAAATGCATCTGCTCAGTGCTCAACCAGACCTATCAAAATTTTGAGGTGATCTGTGTTGATGATGGCTGCAGCGATAATACACTGAGCTATCTGAGAGATTATAAAGATCATCGGATCCATATCATTCGCCAGCAAAACCGGGGCCTGTCCGGAGCGCGCAACACTGGGATCCGCAACGCCCGGGGCGTTTATATCGCCTTGCTGGATGCCGATGACTACTGGGCAGTCAATAAACTGGAAAAACACGTCGCGCATTTGAATCGCCATCCCAGTGTTGATGTCAGTTATTGTCCTTCTTTGTTTGTGGATGATGACAATAAACAACTGGGCATTGGCCAGTTTCCGAAATTAGACAACATTGATGCCAAAACCATTTTTTGCCGCAATCCGGTTGGCAATGGGTCAGCGCCGGTGATCCGTGCAGCCGCACTGGAAAAAGTGGCGTTTCATGACGAAACCCGCAGCTGGCGTCAGTATTTCGATGAAAACCTCAGACAATCAGAAGACATAGAGATGTGGCTGCGTCTGGCACTGTATACCGATGCGACTTTTGCGGGGATCCCAGAGCCGCTGACCTTTTATCGCGTCAATGCCAGTGGTTTGTCGGCTAACCTGCAAAAGCAATATCAGAGCTGGGAAAGCGCGGTCAACAAACACAGACGCAGCCATGCGCAGTTTTTTAAGCAATGTGGCTCGCTCGCACGCGCCTATCAGCTCAGATACCTGAGCCGTCGTGCCGTGCAATCTCGCAATACTTTTGCCGCACTTAAACTGATCCACAAAGCGCTGTTTACCGACATTCGCATTTTATTGGAAGAACCTGGCCGCACAGCATTAACCTGGTGCTGTGCCCTGACCAGCCTGTTACCAAAATCCTTGTACGACCGTGCCGAAAAGCTGGCAATGCGCACTATGGGAAACACCAGTAAACATCCTGCGGGCTAA
- a CDS encoding LruC domain-containing protein → MMKRFNLLYPILASGLLSFTAGAVQQVDGQYVWQFQSGQAWPGGYNQSTGKPDSLIYTRDQYSPEFFQRIQNALPEARVNEAFITGDEGSTIHLNEDAEVFITFIHEGAGYKNSFGYFTFDPQNPPQTPEEIQETIVFPNLSYPHLTNGHRVSIGEFPAGTSIGFFIAANGFWYYTGVKPFKTPYYYSLSDLNPESDETLRQHCVLLLDEEQQEVVIGFEDLPRTWGDNDFNDAVFSVKSSPATAISALNLTVMPEQNDSDADGIEDELDEFPNDFNRAYSQYFPSAQGVTTLAYEDNWPARGDHDMNDLVVKQRIRMTYNADNQISGFIINGWITARGAAYQNGFGLRLMNSDPALVKQATLTINGQSYDKLAEEGQSNAVLSLWSNAHVFTNTGQSGQCQHFNTVMTCDYFEPVPYTFDVSFEQGLDTLSVNDFDFFLYRTQDRSLEIHLADYPPTDKFDTSRFGNADDTSSAPSGRYFRTAENLPWALMISNDWHYPREYLDVIWAYPAYETWVESSGEQAQDWFMTNERTTHTFSAH, encoded by the coding sequence ATGATGAAGCGATTTAACCTGCTGTACCCCATACTGGCCTCAGGGCTACTCTCTTTTACCGCTGGTGCAGTCCAACAAGTTGATGGGCAATATGTCTGGCAGTTCCAGTCTGGACAGGCATGGCCCGGTGGCTACAACCAATCCACAGGTAAACCTGATTCGCTGATTTACACACGCGACCAGTACAGCCCGGAGTTTTTCCAGCGCATCCAAAATGCGCTGCCAGAGGCCAGAGTAAACGAGGCCTTTATCACTGGCGATGAAGGCTCGACCATTCACCTGAATGAAGACGCCGAGGTATTTATTACCTTTATCCATGAAGGTGCGGGGTACAAAAACTCTTTTGGCTACTTCACTTTTGATCCGCAGAATCCCCCGCAAACCCCAGAAGAGATCCAGGAAACCATTGTCTTTCCAAACCTTAGCTATCCTCACCTGACTAACGGACACCGCGTAAGCATAGGTGAATTCCCGGCAGGCACCAGTATCGGCTTCTTTATCGCTGCGAACGGCTTTTGGTACTACACCGGCGTAAAACCTTTTAAAACTCCCTACTATTATTCGTTGTCTGACCTTAACCCAGAAAGCGACGAAACCTTGCGCCAGCATTGCGTGCTGTTACTGGATGAGGAACAACAGGAAGTGGTAATCGGTTTTGAAGATTTGCCGCGCACCTGGGGCGATAACGATTTTAACGATGCAGTATTTAGTGTTAAAAGCTCCCCGGCTACTGCAATTTCGGCCCTTAACCTGACGGTGATGCCAGAACAAAACGACAGTGATGCCGATGGAATAGAAGATGAACTGGATGAGTTTCCCAACGACTTTAATCGCGCTTACAGCCAGTACTTTCCCAGCGCACAAGGCGTAACAACACTGGCATATGAAGACAACTGGCCCGCACGCGGCGACCACGACATGAACGATTTGGTCGTCAAACAACGGATCCGTATGACCTACAATGCCGACAATCAAATTAGCGGTTTCATCATTAACGGCTGGATCACGGCGCGTGGTGCAGCCTATCAAAACGGCTTTGGGCTTCGTCTGATGAACAGCGATCCGGCGCTCGTAAAACAAGCGACCTTGACCATAAATGGCCAAAGCTATGACAAACTTGCTGAAGAGGGGCAAAGTAATGCGGTTTTATCGCTGTGGAGTAACGCCCATGTATTCACTAACACAGGTCAGTCTGGCCAATGCCAACACTTTAATACCGTGATGACCTGCGACTATTTTGAGCCTGTGCCTTACACCTTCGATGTCAGCTTTGAGCAAGGCCTGGATACGCTCAGTGTGAATGACTTCGATTTCTTCTTATACCGCACACAAGATCGTTCTCTGGAGATCCATCTGGCGGATTATCCACCGACAGACAAGTTTGACACCAGTCGCTTTGGCAATGCGGATGACACATCCAGTGCACCGTCGGGACGTTATTTCCGAACCGCTGAAAACCTGCCGTGGGCACTGATGATCAGTAATGACTGGCACTACCCCAGAGAATATCTCGATGTAATTTGGGCGTATCCGGCCTATGAAACCTGGGTTGAAAGCAGTGGCGAACAAGCTCAGGACTGGTTTATGACCAACGAACGCACTACCCATACTTTCAGCGCACATTAA
- a CDS encoding sugar transferase: MNVVRGDMLLIGPRPALEKEVHAYQQHELGRLNSEQGLTGLWQVTGRADTTFAQQVQLDKQYIMEQSALNDVSILLKTIPCVIGAKGAY; the protein is encoded by the coding sequence ATGAATGTGGTGCGCGGCGACATGCTGTTAATTGGTCCGCGTCCGGCGCTGGAAAAAGAGGTGCATGCTTACCAGCAGCATGAATTAGGGCGCCTGAACAGTGAACAAGGTCTGACAGGCTTGTGGCAGGTGACGGGCCGTGCGGATACCACATTTGCGCAACAGGTTCAGCTCGACAAGCAATATATTATGGAGCAAAGCGCACTGAACGATGTGAGCATTTTACTCAAGACCATTCCTTGTGTTATTGGCGCCAAAGGCGCTTATTAA
- a CDS encoding polysaccharide pyruvyl transferase family protein: MTAKNKAYIVGYYGMRNSGDDALMLAAAMGARHFLGSEQLTISAPDSDPLVNQLGCSGQQPLLFRGHQRLWHYRHAYSANHVIFGGGSVLHSSRDIALKRHMMALSGRKQAMALGVGIESFKTLDDEQQCKKFLNECGLVTLRDKQSYEIAKSLAPHANLKHTFDLAPSLLHHLKGRLNPVARQGIAFNFCPQSIDAFGNVNEHNELRRIAKAVDLITTVWSFTNEDIYLVDLNDQTKGSDRAIHDKIVARLPEYVQVKRIHYVANPASILQCMAMFRVMVGMRLHAQIYAYMTQTPFISLQYHAKCTQWCEQIGLPEQYAFDANEFSPDTLFRVMYRGLERGFDAPTLGLGQAITLSLSNWSENYEQHSIHSRYSTVQ; the protein is encoded by the coding sequence ATGACAGCAAAAAACAAAGCTTATATTGTCGGCTACTATGGCATGCGCAACAGCGGTGACGATGCGCTTATGCTGGCAGCGGCGATGGGCGCCCGGCATTTTCTGGGCAGTGAACAGCTCACCATCAGCGCACCTGACAGCGACCCTTTGGTCAATCAGTTGGGGTGCAGTGGACAACAGCCATTGCTGTTTCGTGGTCACCAGAGGCTGTGGCATTACCGTCATGCCTATAGTGCAAACCACGTCATTTTTGGTGGTGGCTCGGTATTGCACAGCAGCCGCGATATCGCCCTTAAGCGCCACATGATGGCTCTGAGCGGTCGCAAACAGGCGATGGCGCTGGGTGTGGGCATTGAGTCATTCAAAACCCTGGATGATGAACAGCAGTGTAAGAAGTTTTTAAACGAATGCGGGCTGGTTACCCTGCGTGACAAGCAAAGCTATGAGATTGCAAAGTCACTGGCACCTCACGCTAATCTGAAGCACACCTTTGACCTTGCGCCTTCTTTGTTGCATCACCTGAAAGGGAGGCTGAACCCGGTGGCGCGTCAGGGAATTGCTTTTAACTTTTGCCCGCAATCTATAGATGCGTTTGGCAATGTCAACGAGCACAATGAACTGCGCCGGATTGCCAAAGCCGTTGACCTTATTACCACAGTGTGGAGTTTTACCAACGAAGACATTTATCTGGTGGATCTGAACGACCAGACAAAAGGCAGTGACAGAGCAATCCACGACAAAATAGTGGCTCGCCTGCCTGAGTATGTGCAGGTTAAGCGCATCCACTATGTGGCGAATCCGGCCAGTATTTTACAGTGTATGGCGATGTTCAGGGTCATGGTGGGGATGCGACTGCATGCACAAATCTATGCCTATATGACGCAAACGCCCTTTATCAGTTTGCAATATCACGCCAAATGCACGCAGTGGTGTGAACAGATTGGCTTGCCTGAGCAGTACGCCTTTGACGCCAACGAATTTAGTCCGGACACCCTGTTCCGGGTGATGTATCGCGGCCTGGAACGCGGTTTCGATGCACCCACTCTGGGCCTGGGCCAGGCCATCACTTTGTCACTTTCTAACTGGAGCGAAAACTATGAACAGCATTCAATTCACAGTCGTTATTCCACTGTACAATAA
- a CDS encoding oligosaccharide flippase family protein, producing the protein MTHPTSTMRTLLSNTSYLIGAEVVAKASRLISIMAMAACLSATEYGTAMLALTVHEVLRLLLRSGAGAQVIRASDDELPAFLKNGRLLQWLLCGALCVVQVLVALASSWMFPGQDMTVLIALMALTYLVFPLVCNQVFLMQRRNQMGLFGLISSVCIITENLALAAALYLDAGLLAVVIGKWAFTLLWLGCFAFVPSSSMAGHYSKAIFSRLLGASTQLAGSEILRSLRVNMDMFVAARLLTPELFGLYSFAKSVGVGLAISVAQAYTTALYPFVCKLKNAGNFGTRHSHLLLAITAAVSAIFILQAVLVPWYVPVLFNEHWQGSFTTSALLCLIATSTVWTDSYAVMQRAAGRFARECQLNAYCLVISLVGLLMIQPDQPDLLAAVLVSCSALWLLFPLADFALRRCHAGAAKSSL; encoded by the coding sequence ATGACACACCCAACCAGCACAATGCGGACCCTGCTCAGCAATACCTCATACCTCATAGGTGCAGAGGTGGTTGCCAAGGCGTCGCGGCTGATCAGTATCATGGCGATGGCTGCTTGCCTGTCTGCCACTGAGTATGGCACAGCGATGCTTGCCCTGACGGTGCATGAAGTGTTGAGGCTGTTATTGCGCTCTGGTGCTGGTGCGCAGGTCATCCGCGCCAGCGATGACGAGTTACCCGCTTTTCTTAAAAATGGTCGTTTACTACAGTGGCTGCTGTGCGGCGCGCTATGTGTCGTGCAGGTCCTGGTCGCACTGGCCAGCAGCTGGATGTTTCCAGGTCAGGACATGACAGTGCTGATTGCCCTGATGGCACTGACTTATCTGGTATTCCCGTTAGTCTGTAATCAGGTGTTTCTGATGCAACGCCGCAACCAGATGGGTTTGTTTGGCCTGATCAGCAGCGTGTGTATTATCACCGAAAACCTCGCTCTGGCTGCGGCACTTTACCTCGATGCTGGCCTGCTGGCCGTCGTGATTGGCAAATGGGCATTCACCCTGCTTTGGCTGGGATGCTTTGCCTTTGTCCCTTCATCGTCCATGGCCGGACACTACAGCAAAGCTATTTTTTCCCGACTGCTGGGTGCATCAACACAGCTTGCAGGCAGCGAAATCTTGCGCTCGCTGCGTGTGAATATGGACATGTTCGTGGCCGCACGTCTGCTAACCCCTGAGCTATTTGGACTCTACAGTTTCGCTAAAAGCGTGGGTGTGGGCCTGGCAATATCTGTTGCCCAAGCCTATACCACTGCACTCTATCCGTTTGTTTGCAAACTTAAAAATGCTGGTAATTTTGGCACCAGACACAGCCACCTGCTGCTCGCAATCACTGCGGCTGTGTCTGCAATTTTTATTCTTCAGGCCGTGCTGGTTCCCTGGTATGTGCCAGTGTTATTCAACGAGCATTGGCAGGGTAGTTTTACCACCAGTGCACTGCTTTGCCTGATAGCCACCAGCACAGTATGGACAGACAGTTATGCCGTAATGCAACGTGCCGCAGGCCGGTTTGCCCGAGAGTGCCAACTGAATGCTTACTGTTTAGTGATTTCACTGGTTGGGCTGTTAATGATACAGCCTGACCAACCCGATTTACTTGCCGCCGTACTGGTCAGCTGTAGCGCCTTGTGGCTGCTCTTTCCATTGGCAGACTTTGCGCTAAGACGTTGTCACGCTGGCGCAGCAAAATCTTCTTTATGA
- a CDS encoding polysaccharide biosynthesis/export family protein: MRQATKTTALITRISALVLCVLGSGCTLSPDYHDDEFYGMPHAAGTQFNQSNSVFASRLNCTDADDFAAAANFRVDQPIPLAAPGLNPNESSHRGTFGAAPLSPGDLIQVKMEYGEGFNGDYVLDSSGALTLPVIEPIYAAGLTTKALAQKVELALIRAKIFRAQTLDVTVKVKTWAAIEVPVSGAVFSPGRVTINAKLPEQLLEQQVAASGDHSKQRLLSEAIRAAAGVRPDAKLDQVILVRQGWRIEADLTGIMTGQPVSDHVLIAGDQVIVPSTGCFQPNLVKPSQITPKGFRVFMSNLIDSSMSNANAAIGRFSSNLPYGTRLLQAAISANCVGGKEYTNAPRRVVLVSNHPLTGKTQVVERSVEDLMRMSYRDHINPYVMPNDAIACYDSDITNLRDIAKTLLDIVAPFSLLSKEDS, from the coding sequence ATGAGACAAGCGACTAAAACCACAGCCTTGATAACCCGCATTTCTGCGTTAGTACTGTGTGTGCTTGGCTCAGGATGCACGCTCAGCCCGGACTATCATGATGACGAATTTTACGGCATGCCGCATGCGGCCGGTACCCAGTTCAACCAATCGAATTCTGTCTTTGCTTCACGTTTGAACTGCACTGATGCTGACGACTTTGCAGCCGCGGCAAACTTTCGGGTTGACCAACCAATTCCGCTTGCAGCACCCGGTCTGAATCCCAATGAATCAAGTCATCGTGGCACATTTGGCGCGGCGCCACTGAGTCCGGGCGACCTTATTCAGGTAAAAATGGAGTATGGCGAAGGCTTCAACGGCGACTATGTACTGGACAGCTCAGGCGCACTGACGTTGCCTGTGATTGAACCAATTTACGCCGCGGGCTTAACCACCAAAGCGCTGGCTCAAAAAGTCGAACTGGCGCTTATTCGTGCCAAGATTTTTCGTGCTCAAACGCTGGATGTCACCGTAAAGGTAAAAACCTGGGCTGCTATCGAAGTGCCAGTATCCGGAGCCGTATTTTCACCAGGTCGCGTCACCATCAATGCCAAACTACCGGAACAGTTGTTGGAACAGCAGGTCGCAGCCTCTGGCGACCACTCAAAACAGCGCCTGCTTTCTGAAGCCATTCGGGCAGCAGCCGGTGTACGTCCCGACGCCAAGCTGGATCAGGTGATTTTAGTTCGTCAGGGCTGGCGTATTGAGGCCGACCTGACCGGCATTATGACCGGCCAGCCGGTGTCAGACCATGTGCTTATCGCGGGCGATCAGGTCATCGTGCCCAGTACAGGGTGTTTTCAGCCTAATCTGGTAAAACCTTCGCAGATCACGCCAAAAGGTTTTCGGGTCTTTATGTCTAACCTGATTGACTCATCAATGAGTAACGCCAATGCAGCGATCGGCCGCTTTTCCAGCAACCTGCCCTACGGTACACGTTTATTACAGGCTGCGATCTCTGCCAACTGCGTTGGCGGCAAAGAATACACCAATGCGCCACGTCGCGTTGTACTGGTCAGCAACCATCCTCTGACCGGAAAAACCCAGGTCGTCGAACGCTCAGTGGAAGATCTGATGCGTATGTCTTATCGCGACCATATTAACCCTTATGTCATGCCGAACGATGCGATAGCCTGCTATGATTCAGATATCACTAACTTGCGTGATATCGCAAAAACACTACTCGATATCGTGGCACCCTTCTCTTTGCTGAGTAAGGAGGATTCATGA
- a CDS encoding sigma-54 dependent transcriptional regulator has translation MEPVTNITLLFVDDEPLILRSLKRALQNEPYTVFTAQSGEEGLALLEQHPIDVVVSDKMMPNMSGIEFLAQVAERFPDTIRMMLTAFTEVEDLIDAINQGKVWGYMQKPFDMSNIKLTLEQAIQTKMLVAERNMLRASLQRYRSSIRSQFYRFVGDSIAMQMVYKAIEKAGPSQANVFITGPSGTGKELAADAIHRASTRKDKPLVCINCAAIPSELMESEIFGHIKGAFSGAVTNRDGAATQADGGTLFLDEIGEMDMNLQAKILRFVQSGTFQKVGSGKEEKVDVRFICATNREPHQAIADQRLREDLFYRLNVIAIDLPALHERDHDALQIAQHFLSKFSELENKVFVGFSPAAEQLILNYDWPGNVRQLENLVHSCVVMSDGPLITEDTLQMQLKLKPSDAQALLNGQFGGSTPIQSRAPQQSVSVQENGYASPQQTADIPSENQICSLAEVERIAIEKAIAACDDNVVKAASLLEVSPSTLYRKIQQWGDKNTGA, from the coding sequence ATGGAACCGGTTACTAACATTACCTTGCTGTTTGTCGATGACGAACCCCTTATTCTGCGCTCACTCAAGCGCGCGCTCCAAAATGAGCCCTACACTGTGTTTACCGCGCAAAGTGGAGAAGAAGGCCTGGCCTTGTTAGAACAGCACCCTATCGACGTGGTGGTGTCGGATAAAATGATGCCCAACATGTCAGGCATTGAGTTCCTGGCTCAGGTTGCAGAGCGATTTCCCGATACCATTCGCATGATGCTTACCGCCTTTACTGAAGTGGAAGACCTGATTGACGCCATTAATCAGGGCAAAGTCTGGGGTTACATGCAAAAGCCATTCGACATGAGTAACATCAAGCTGACCCTCGAACAGGCAATACAGACAAAGATGCTGGTTGCTGAACGTAATATGTTACGTGCCAGCCTGCAGCGCTACCGCAGCTCAATTCGCTCGCAATTTTATCGCTTTGTTGGCGACTCCATTGCCATGCAAATGGTCTATAAGGCCATTGAAAAAGCCGGCCCCAGCCAGGCTAATGTGTTTATCACCGGGCCCAGCGGAACGGGTAAAGAGCTGGCTGCCGATGCCATTCATCGTGCCAGCACCCGCAAAGACAAACCTTTGGTGTGTATTAACTGCGCCGCCATTCCCAGTGAACTGATGGAATCCGAGATCTTTGGTCATATCAAAGGCGCCTTCTCGGGTGCCGTTACCAATCGGGATGGTGCGGCGACGCAGGCAGATGGCGGTACCCTGTTTCTGGATGAAATTGGTGAGATGGACATGAATTTGCAGGCCAAGATCCTGCGCTTTGTGCAGTCGGGAACCTTCCAGAAAGTCGGCAGCGGCAAAGAAGAAAAGGTCGATGTCCGATTTATCTGTGCAACTAACCGTGAGCCTCATCAGGCCATTGCTGATCAGCGTTTACGCGAAGACTTGTTTTATCGCCTCAATGTCATCGCCATTGATTTGCCTGCATTGCATGAACGCGATCATGACGCGTTACAAATCGCGCAGCACTTCCTGAGTAAGTTCAGCGAGCTCGAAAACAAAGTCTTTGTTGGTTTTTCACCTGCTGCAGAACAGTTGATCTTAAACTACGACTGGCCGGGTAATGTGCGCCAGCTCGAAAACCTGGTCCACAGTTGTGTGGTGATGTCAGACGGGCCACTGATCACCGAAGATACTTTGCAAATGCAGCTTAAACTCAAACCCAGCGATGCCCAGGCCTTGCTTAATGGCCAATTTGGTGGTTCTACGCCAATACAAAGCAGAGCACCGCAGCAATCAGTCAGCGTGCAGGAAAACGGCTATGCATCGCCTCAGCAGACAGCCGACATCCCATCTGAAAATCAAATCTGTTCGCTGGCCGAGGTAGAGCGAATTGCCATCGAAAAAGCCATCGCAGCATGCGATGACAATGTGGTGAAAGCAGCCAGTTTACTGGAAGTCAGCCCGTCTACTTTGTACCGTAAAATACAGCAGTGGGGAGACAAGAACACAGGCGCCTGA
- a CDS encoding sugar transferase: MYSIKKTTATQFTPATTSVSAQVKLDGRHHGIPACLQRLAAMTGLLLLSPFLLVLIALIKLESQGPCVYKQVRVGKLGRRFTMYKFRSMYMPEDPRFRNPDPAQSDREGVCAKYRNDPRITRIGAFIRKYSIDELPS; encoded by the coding sequence ATGTATAGCATCAAAAAAACCACAGCTACTCAGTTCACTCCAGCCACTACGTCTGTATCTGCACAGGTTAAACTGGATGGTCGTCACCATGGTATACCGGCCTGCTTACAACGCCTGGCTGCGATGACCGGATTACTGCTGCTCAGTCCGTTCCTGTTGGTTCTGATTGCGTTAATCAAACTGGAAAGTCAGGGGCCCTGCGTCTACAAACAGGTTCGGGTGGGTAAGTTGGGCCGTCGCTTCACTATGTATAAGTTTCGCTCTATGTATATGCCAGAAGATCCGCGTTTCCGTAACCCTGACCCGGCTCAAAGCGACCGTGAAGGGGTCTGTGCTAAGTATCGTAATGACCCGCGCATTACCCGCATTGGCGCATTTATCCGTAAGTACTCAATTGATGAGTTACCCAGCTGA
- a CDS encoding WecB/TagA/CpsF family glycosyltransferase, producing the protein MSFNLTTSTSEPDEATVRKALRVCVALILVTALLPVFSFNCVLALLCFKTPLKRLTWIDISAQPVRLYCWQAGLFKRSAAVFNVLGGTIRFVGNPLVRDGVSIPVIRRFHSPCSSPGLFDSLWLYSLTGLSVKAPLALLQQQRDQSVFADTCLVIKVMLCLCLYRKTATMPAHSELFGIPFSNTRMQTAVDWIVQGEQQQPLQSACRAAYYINVNSVNLSAANARLYQALKASDRNFIDGSGMRIAARQAGMGLADNNNGTDMLPALCEAAVERKRSLFLLGAQPGVAEQAANNLRQQYPGLHIAGVHHGYFDDDEQVCNTINQSGADIVLVALGSPRQEVWIDNNKHKLRASCALAVGGLFDFFSGNIARAPMWMRELGLEWIWRLIQEPRAKFNRYVLGNPIFLFRVYVLQQALRGF; encoded by the coding sequence ATGTCATTTAATCTCACTACATCAACATCAGAGCCAGACGAGGCCACAGTACGTAAAGCATTGCGTGTTTGTGTTGCCCTGATACTGGTTACTGCATTACTGCCCGTGTTCTCTTTTAATTGTGTATTGGCCTTACTGTGTTTCAAAACGCCGCTGAAACGCCTGACCTGGATTGACATCAGCGCGCAGCCAGTGCGTTTATATTGCTGGCAGGCAGGGCTGTTTAAGCGCAGCGCTGCCGTTTTCAATGTGCTGGGTGGCACGATACGCTTTGTTGGCAACCCGTTAGTACGCGACGGTGTAAGTATTCCTGTGATCAGGCGCTTCCATTCTCCGTGCAGCAGTCCGGGCCTGTTCGACAGTCTGTGGCTGTATAGTTTGACCGGGCTCAGTGTCAAAGCGCCTTTAGCATTGCTGCAGCAGCAAAGAGATCAGAGTGTGTTTGCTGATACCTGTCTGGTTATCAAGGTGATGCTGTGCCTGTGCTTGTATCGCAAGACTGCAACTATGCCGGCGCACAGCGAGCTATTTGGCATTCCCTTTAGTAACACTCGCATGCAAACGGCGGTCGACTGGATTGTTCAGGGTGAACAGCAGCAGCCGTTACAGTCTGCATGTCGAGCGGCCTATTACATCAACGTCAACTCAGTTAATTTGTCGGCGGCGAATGCCCGTCTTTATCAGGCGCTAAAAGCCAGCGACCGCAACTTTATCGACGGGTCAGGTATGCGCATCGCGGCACGTCAGGCGGGAATGGGTCTGGCCGACAACAATAACGGCACAGACATGCTACCGGCGCTTTGTGAAGCCGCTGTTGAGCGCAAACGTTCGTTATTTTTGCTGGGCGCACAACCTGGGGTTGCCGAGCAGGCGGCCAACAATTTACGTCAGCAGTATCCAGGACTGCACATTGCGGGTGTCCATCATGGTTATTTCGATGATGATGAGCAGGTCTGCAACACCATTAATCAAAGCGGTGCCGATATCGTGCTGGTGGCGCTGGGCTCGCCTCGCCAGGAAGTCTGGATAGACAACAACAAGCATAAACTCCGGGCGAGTTGCGCACTGGCCGTGGGCGGTTTATTCGACTTTTTTTCAGGCAACATAGCGCGTGCGCCAATGTGGATGAGGGAGCTGGGTCTTGAGTGGATCTGGCGTCTGATCCAGGAACCCAGAGCCAAATTTAACCGCTATGTGCTCGGCAACCCGATTTTTCTATTCCGTGTTTACGTTTTACAACAAGCTTTGCGAGGATTTTAA